One window from the genome of Elaeis guineensis isolate ETL-2024a chromosome 5, EG11, whole genome shotgun sequence encodes:
- the LOC140858167 gene encoding LOW QUALITY PROTEIN: anthocyanidin reductase ((2S)-flavan-3-ol-forming)-like (The sequence of the model RefSeq protein was modified relative to this genomic sequence to represent the inferred CDS: inserted 1 base in 1 codon) translates to MADEGKLACVTXGTGFVASVLIKQLLEKRYAVNTTVRDPENSEKIAHLKEMQNLGSLKIFRADLRDEGSFDEAVADCDYVFHVAAPVNLNTDDPENELIKPAVQGILNVMKSCLKAKSVKRFVLTSSAVSVSVKKLRENGLVLDEESWSDMEFLTAEKPPTWGYGVSKMLTEREASRFAQENNINLLTIIPALSIGPAPVARAAPSIGMALSLLTGNEMLLNGLKVMQSLSGSISIVHIEDVCRAHVFVAENESASGRYICCSINTALPELARFLAKRYPQYKVPTDFGELPEKAELSLSSEKLIKAGFEFKYEQLEQIYDEAVKYAKAIGLLPSE, encoded by the exons ATGGCCGATGAAGGAAAGCTCGCCTGTGTCA GGGGCACAGGCTTTGTGGCGTCAGTGCTCATCAAGCAATTGCTGGAGAAACGCTATGCTGTGAATACCACTGTCAGGGATCCTG AGAATTCGGAAAAGATCGCACACCTCAAGGAGATGCAAAATCTAGGTTCCTTGAAAATTTTCCGAGCAGATCTGAGGGATGAGGGGAGCTTCGATGAAGCAGTGGCTGACTGCGATTATGTCTTCCATGTTGCAGCTCCAGTGAATCTGAACACTGATGATCCTGAG AATGAGCTTATCAAACCTGCTGTCCAAGGAATTCTGAATGTGATGAAATCATGCCTGAAGGCAAAGTCAGTGAAGCGCTTTGTTCTAACATCATCAGCAGTTAGTGTCTCTGTTAAAAAGCTTAGAGAGAATGGTCTTGTGTTGGATGAGGAATCTTGGTCGGATATGGAGTTTCTAACTGCCGAGAAGCCCCCAACATGG GGATACGGAGTCTCCAAGATGCTTACAGAGAGGGAAGCATCAAGATTTGCACAAGAGAATAATATCAACCTTCTCACCATAATACCTGCCCTTTCAATTGGTCCTGCACCTGTTGCCAGAGCTGCACCAAGCATTGGCATGGCTCTGTCCTTGCTAACAG GTAATGAAATGCTGCTTAATGGTTTGAAGGTCATGCAATCACTCTCTGGCTCAATCTCAATCGTACATATTGAGGATGTCTGCAGAGCTCATGTATTTGTTGCTGAGAATGAATCTGCTTCTGGCCGTTACATTTGTTGCTCAATTAACACAGCTTTGCCAGAGCTCGCACGCTTCCTCGCAAAACGATACCCACAGTACAAAGTCCCTACCGA TTTTGGAGAACTACCAGAAAAGGCTGAGTTAAGCCTCTCCTCAGAGAAGTTAATCAAAGCAGGGTTTGAGTTCAAGTACGAGCAACTTGAACAAATCTATGATGAAGCTGTCAAATATGCCAAGGCCATAGGACTGCTGCCATCAGAATGA